A stretch of DNA from Rhizoctonia solani chromosome 9, complete sequence:
CCGTAAGTTTCGCAAGCCTATATAATGCGTACAGGGAAGCACCAATTAGGAGAATGACTGTTCCAGTCACGATAGGTGGGAAAATTCTTTTGAGTTTCTTCGGGGGAACGAAAGCCATGCCCATTTCAAGGAAAGAACAAATCAGTGAAGTTCCTACGGGAGTAACATGGTCGATGAGCTACTTGATACACCAGAGCCATTATTCGTTCTAAACATACCAAGTAACATCCCATAAGCATCTGGACAAGGTCCTCTGGTGACTGTTCCATCCGCGGCCGTAGTGGTCGGACATGTTCCATTGGCGTAGAGACTATTGAATATCTAATAGATTCCGAATAGGTTAATATGAAGCACTTATCGAGGCACTCCGGTTACTCGCCGAGAATCCTGTAGAAAGCGTTGCAAAGCTCGTTCCGACGACCGTAATCAACCCAGTCCCGAGGTAATAATTGCGCCAGATGTGGAGCCGGGACATTTGAACTAGGGATAAAATCCCACATCCGATCAATGACGCGCTGATCTACAATAACAATACTTGTGCTCAATAAACGTCACAATGAAAGACTTTAAACGAACCATGTAAGCTTGTGTGCTCCCATCGAGGTTCAATGCGGAAGAAAAAATGATGGGCGGTGTAATCAGTCCGGCAAGCATAGCAAGTGCGTGTTGAAATCTGCGAGATGATAGTATTAGTAAATTAAATTGAGGTAGAGGCGCGGTGAAGCTATACCCGCAAGTCATAGCCAAGAGAATAGGCAAATCGGCATCAAGTGCGTAAAACTGGGGAGCACGGCTGGCCTTGCGCTTGCCCCACGGCAAGCCAGGCGAACAACTTTTCATAGATCAGTCTCTAGTTACACTAGTAGCACAAGGTATTATCTTACAGCCATGCTAGCAATGGCACAGGCGTTAGATCGAATTGGCCCAGTTGGCATAGAGCGCTCACGTACCAAAATCATAGTCGCCCAGCCAGCCATCCCTGGTCGTAAACTTCTTTCCATATCTCTTAATCCCTCGAAAGCGGTCGACCGATGGTGGAGCAGTGGCTTCCGGCTGCTCATTCACATAAGACATGGTTGACAGAGTCGTAATGTTAAACAGTCAGCCAATCCAACTTCGTCAAGGACTGATCGACGAGGGCGGAGAGTTGTGGATTCGTGGGCAGCAAAACCAAGTGGAATTTAAGAACAGAAGCACCATATCGTATCGAATGGAGCCGAGGGCCGAAGGTCGGCTGTCAAGGAATAATTGCAAAGCCGAATCAGAATCAAGCAACAGGCGATAAGCATTTTATGTAAGCGGGTCGATAACCTGCCTGTGGTTGGGATTGGACGATACACTCGGATACAGGCACGCTGATGAGGCCATTTCATCTAATATATCTTTTAGACTCCAAGCCGATGCTAGGCATAGCTCGATGGAGCTCGGGGTGTGATCAGAAGCAGACATAGATctcaagtgtgtctatgtACTCCGAGGTGCCGAATAGTGGTCGACGTTTAGTATTGAGGAGGCTAGAGGTGATAATTTCTGATGTTCTAATTCTCCataattgagaattatgaGCTCGCGGGCTGGCAACATTGACGAGGTCCTTGAAGGGAGTGTTGAgaacggtcacatgaccagaccTTATTAATTTGGCGAACTCGATCAATATTGAGCCGCGATTTCCCGAGAGTTCACCAATGAAGCTTGTAGAAATAACTTGTACATACTAGAACAATCTAGTATCTTccatgtaatcgagtcagtgCGAACTAACCAataagctatatgcgcagtaaagCGCAGTAAGTACGCGTCACCCCTATAAGTGACTTGACTGGTTGGTTCACGGGTATATAAGGGGGGCTTGTTCTGCCTCCTAACGACTCATCCTATTCTCTCTCAATCTCACTCTCgttcatactttgtaattagttagatcttaatatatatttgtttctatatacattttacttctttctacaggttatgagccccgccTGAACGCTTATAGCCTACTTGTACATAGAAacctatatatacataccgAGTACTCAACCTAACCCTTAGTCACTATGACTGACCCCTCAGGAGCAAATGCCGGCGGCGCTGGCAGTTTGCATTGGATCCCTCCCTTACGAGGAGCCAACAACTATAACGTTTGGCGTATCCAAATGGAGGACGTACTCACCGACCTTGATTTATATGGACACGCAGACGGATCAAAACTTAAACCGAACTCTAAGGTAGAAGTTGCGATCACCGGCCGTAAAGACGATGAAGGTAACCGCTTACCTGACTTGGAAGTCGACAGCGACAACCCCTTATATGCGTCTTGGATTAAAGCCAACCGCAAAGCGCTATTGAACATAAGACTAAGAGTTGACGGAAGTGTACTTACTCACATACAAGGTTGTACAACTGCCGCCGACGCCTGGTCTACGTTAGAAGCCACATTCCAAGTCAAAGGTACTGTTGGACTCATTGACTTACGGAGACAATTCTTCAGTCATTGGATGACCGATGGTGaagacattgaggaacacATCCAGCAAATGCACGGATGGTACCAACAAATAAACAGTATCAGTAAGGACTCATGCACTGAGGTTGATTGGATAACGACGCTCATCGCAAGCTTACCTGATAGCTGGGATACGTTTACGCAATCTGTAAACTTCCAATTCAATCTAGACAACAAGAACAAACAAGCAAATCAAATCAGCGATTTGAGGTCACAAATATTAGCAGAATCCCACCAAAGAAATACTAGAGGTACTGATGGAAAGGCATTCTTTAGTACAAACAAATCAACTGTAAATAGAGCTATACGTACCAATGGTAAAGGTCCAGATAAGACTAAGTCGAAATGCAACAACTGCGGACAACTCGGCCATTGGATAGCTGAGTGCCAAAGCCCCGGCGGAGGTGCATTCAAATCAGGAAATAAAGGTAATGGACAAAACAGACAAATAAACTTACCAAATAAAACCCAATTTAACAATGCTAGAACGCATATAGCCGTGGAAAAGTCCACATCTGCCAACTACGCATTCTTGACCATTGAGGAATCATATGGAACCATTAGTAAGCTAACAAACTCATGGATAGCCAATAGCGGAACAACAACTCACATATCTAACAACTGGAACTTATTTTCCAAATATAGCAAGTCATTGGGACACGTATCTGGCGTATCCAGAAGCGAACCAATAATCGGCCGAGGGACAATAGAACTTGAATGTCTCAGTGACCCCAAGACAAACAAGTACGTTACTATTAGACTTACTAATGTAGCTCACGTGCCAAGCTCACCTGTGAACCTTATCAGTCTATCTTTGATAACTGATAAAGGCTTCCGAGTTTCGATGGATCAAGACCGCTTAGTAATATATGGGCCAAACAATGAATGTATTACTTATGGTTCAAAGCTCAAAGAACGCGCAAAAGGGAATTTGTGGAAAATAAATGCGCGCTACATTAACAAACAAAACGCAAACAATAAGTCCACTGAACTGGCACTCCTTAAACAAACTGGTCAAACTTGGTTTGACTGGCATAAAGTTCTTGGGCACATCGGCCCGCAAGCTCTCCAACGCCTAAAAAACACCAACGCTGTAAAAGGTATGGAAATAGCTGACGACGCCATTGGACTTAACTTTGAATgtgatgtatgcgcacaAACAAAGGCCCACACACAACCATTCCCCaaagaattggcaacaaaagtCTCCGATATAGGTGAGTTAGTAGTAACCAATGTATGGGGACCGGCCCAAACTCCTTCAATCGGTTGATACAAGTACTATGTATCATTCACGGATGTAGCTACACGATTTACTTGTTTAGGTTTCTTAAGACACAAAGATGAAACATTGAACAAATATAAATCATTCTAAGCAATACTAAATACACAAAAAGATAAGAAAATCAAGAAAGTTTGCTTTGATAACGGTAGGGAATTTGTGAATAAAGACTGGATTGAGCATGCTGCTCAAAGGGGGACTATTTTGGAAACTACGGCCCCGTATTCAGCCCAACAAAACGGCATTGCTCAAAGGTTGAATCAAACACTCACCAAGAAAGCACAAGCCATGCTACTTGAGTCAAACGCCCCAAAGTTTCTTTGGAGCGAGGCCATAGCATACGCATGCTACCTAAAGAATTGCGTGCCTACGCAAGTGCACGGAACGTTCTGGAAAACGCCCTACAAAGCCTTCTGGGGCATTAAACCCAACGTTAATACACTCTGTCCTTGGGGAAGTAAGTGCTACGTACTAAATCAAGGTGGAGACTTGTCTAAGCTCAACCCTAAGACAATGACTGCAATATTTGTGGGCATATCAGACGTCCAAGGAAAGAGCTGGCGGTACTACAAGTCAGGATCAAACCGCATATTGCACTTGCGAAACGTCACCTTTCCAAGTCATGCACGAATCAAAGAAGTTGATAACGGCAAACCCAAACCGGGAGAATTGGTTGCTCTGCCcgctgagggggagatgacgcAAGCTAACAGCGCTGCGCAACAACCAATAGAAAATACTAGAACAGGGGGAGCGCATGTAGATAGTGAAGAAATAAAAATCAAAAAATTAGAACATACGGGTATAAAAACCAAACCGCTGAGCAACGAATTGACATCCAACAAACCAACTCAACCTATTCAGCAATTGCTCAATCAACCTGTTGTTCCCAAACCTACCACCATTTGCAACAATCCTGTTATGCGCACTGGTAATAATTCTATTTCTAACTCTACTCTACAAACAATCAATGCGCTCAAAGGTAACGTCTCAACCGGAGCCTGAACCCGCAGTAGGAATCCTAACCCTACTCACGTCTCCCTCCAATGAGAACGTGGCAGAGTCAGGATTAAACTCCCCGACAACGTTGCGACAGGTCAGCTTAATAACCGAGCAACAAACAAGACTACTAACCTTGTACTAGACCTCCCCAACGCCGCAAGCATGCACTCCGACAGCTCCGACGTTGATCTTGACGCATATACCTTCTCCACCAACACCTCCTCCATACTATCCGCCCCTACCATCCCGTCCAAGCTTGCCTACCTGCTGGCAACCCCGCCAGCAACCAAACTGGACACATCCTTATCCGACTTGCTCAATGATCGATTCAGCTACCTCAACCTATCCGAATTGACTTCAACCAAATTGGATACCACCCTGGCAACGCCCGGGGATGTGGAACACAAATGGGCCTATGCCGCCAAGCTATCCGCGCCCAACAACCACCCAACCGTTGCGGAAGCGCTTGCCGGACTGGACGCAGAGGAATGGCAAAAAGCCATGGCAAAGGAGGTTAGTacattcaagaaaatggatACATACAATCTCACCAATCTACCACCCGGACACAAGGCAATCGGAAACGCATGGGTATTCACACTCAAGCGTAACGCCGACGGCACACCAGCCCGCTACAAGGGACAACTAGTAGCCCAAGGTTTCAGCCAACAACCTGGtattgactttgatgagaCGTTTGCACCTGTAGTACGTCTTGACTTGATACAATTACTGTTATCCATTGCTAACCAAAATGATTGGGATATTCGACAGCTCAATGTTAATTCTGCATACCTACATGCAAAAGTAAACAAAGAATTATACATGGGACAGATCCCATATTTTGAAGACAGTACAAATCAAGTATTAAAACTAAAACGTTCAATTTACAGTCTGAAACAAGCAGGCCGCATGTGGAACAAACTATACGATACCAAGCTCAAAAGCCTTGGATACTCGCCATGCCTTACTGACGCGTGCGTGTACAAACGCATGGTCAACACTGAGGGTGAGCTTTGCATATCCATTATTGCTACGCACGTTGACAATTCTATTGTTATTACTTCACGCAATCACACTGAATCTGCCATAGCCAAACTCTTACACAAATTTGACATGCAAGACTTAGGAAATATCCATCATTTCCTAGGCATTGCTATTGTTCAAAACTGTAAGTCCGGCACCATCCACCTCAACCAGAAAACTTACATTGAGAACCTAGCAATCATTGCAGGACTCAACAACGCTTACCCGGCCGACACACCAATCAGTCCGACAACTCAACTCACGCAATACAAAGGTACCAAACCAAAATTCAATTATGGTACGTACATAGGCAAGTTACTATATGCTGCTCTATGTACCCAACCGGACATTGCTTACGCTGTCGCTCACTTAGCACAATTCACTACGTGCTACAGACCCGCACATGTGACTGCTGTCAATCGCGTGGTTTGATACCTCAAAGGCACTTTGGCCCTTGGACTGACGTATTGGCAATCAACAAACAACTTTGGTGAAATTGGCTATTCTGATGCCAACTGGGGAAGCAATTTACTTGATTGTAAGTCAATCTCTGGTCACGTCTTTCTATTAGGCGGCGCTGCTATTTCTTGGTCAGCTAAGAAGCAGGCCACCGTTGCTTTATTGACAATGGAGGCCAAATACATGTTGTTATCTCACGCATGTGCTCAAGCCTTATGGATGCGTCAATTGTTTGAAGAACTCAACTTCACTACTGACAATCCAACCTTAATTCTTTCAGATAATCTCGCCGCTCTCGCTCTGTCTGCCGAATTGCAATTTCACGGACGATCAAAACACATTGATATTCAACACCACTTCATGCAAGACATAATCAAGAAACGTAAGGTAACTACACTGTACGTACAAACTAATGAGAACTTGGCCGATGCTTTTACTAAAGCATTAGCCGCTCCTCAATTCAGATACCTTATGCAATTGATACTAGGCAAACAGCTGGAGGAAACTAAGGAGAATGAAATTGAATAGAAAGAAGCAATTTCAATTATATTACAAAATAGCTGTACAAACTGAAAATGTGAACTATAACGAATGAATTGAATCAATATGTATATCTGTAAATGTGTGACTCGattaagggggagtgtagaaataacttgtacatactagaacaatctagtatcttccatgtaatcgagtcagtgCGAACTAACCAataagctatatgcgcagtaaagCGCAGTAAGTATGCGTCACCCCTATAAGTGACTCGACTGGTTGGTTCACGGGTATATAAGGGGGGCTTGTTCTGCCTCCTAACGACTCATCCTATTCTCTCTCAATCTCACTCTCgttcatactttgtaattagttagatcttaatatatatttgtttctatatacatTTTACTTCTTTCTACAAAGCTCTTGCTCACCGTCGCTTGTTTACGAATGCATCATTCATTACCAGATTTTTCTTCGAATGAAATATGAATGCCTAAGAACTACTGTTTGGCACACAATTGAAGGACCCTGATGGTACAGAGTTCTCATTGACCAATATGGATCGACGCCGTCACATAAATATACTTGGTAAAATAGACCTTATGGCATGATTGTGATAAATATAGTAACAAATTATCACTTTTTGAGCTTGGGGAAGTCTGTGGCTgcaagaaaagaaaaagaaaaaagaaaaaaaaacttcGACCAGAGTCAGTAGCAAACTGACGGGATTCGTATTGTACCAGCTGATATTAAGCACGTATTCATAGCGATACGTAGTACCACTTTCAATCGTCTTTCGAAGGTCTTCAACCAACTCTTTGGGATTGTCAAGACTGGCAAAATGCTCTCGTATCCTCGTATATGGTCTTGATATTATAGGTTGGATTAACCAATGGATTGGTTATCACTCTGAGACTCGCCTTACCGACACAATGCACCAGATTCCCAGTTTTCGCGACGCAAAATTGAGGGTAGTATCTGCACAGAAGTTTGGTTACCTGAGTCATTTACCGCTCATTTGGCCAATGCCAAATTCCGAGGCTCCAAGCAGTGTTATCCCCAAATGAGCCTCTTGCAAACTCCACGGCGCTACTGACACTTCGACTAAAAATAAACAAATAGCCTGATAGTTACCAATAATACTAAAGTGACAGCATAGGGGGGAAGGATCTACAGCTGAAATTCAAGTGCACGACTTCTACTCTCCTGTCATTTTATTGGGTGTCTCGATGAGTACTCCTCCAGGGATGCCAACTCCAGGATGCTTCTCTGCCCATTCGAGGCGTCTCGCAAGCCAACTCTCCATTCTCTCATCCCATTGCTGAAACCCAAGATCCAAGCGACCCGCGAATTCCCGATAAGGTTCACCAAGTTCGTATGCTTTTCTCCAATCCCCTGTCGTGTCGTGCTCGTCCATGGTCTGATGAAATGCCGACCATAACGCCCTTTGGTCCTCTGGCGTTCCGCCGTACCAGTTGGCCGTGTCGCCATTAGGATCAGGAATCCACTGTGGAGCTGTTGCCACTTGCCATAGTGGCGCAATGGTAGTTCCTTCTGAGTCAATATATCCATTGATCTGGCCGTTCTCTTCGTCTATCTAGATTTTTGCTCAATGGTTAAGCGTATTAAAAGGTCCGACCCGCATACTGTGAAAACATACCAATATGTTGACCAGTCGAAAGTCGTCCAATAAAAAGGAAAAGGGTCGATCCGGCGTGCTAATGGTGGTTGGAATTGTTGCATCTCCAGGACAATATTGACAGAGTCCAACGGCTTGCCGCAGTACTCTTTTTGCATATTCAAGCTTGCTGACGGGGTCCTCTCCAGAAATATCGAGCAAGACATCTTGACGAAGACGATCCGCTTCAATCAATTTGACATGAAGAGGAGTCGCAAGATATTCAGATGCAGAGGTGAAAGAGCCTCGTAAGCTGTCGAGTTTCGTTTGGACACATAGAGGAATATTGGGGTGACAAATTACCCATCGAGCATGCGGTAGAACGGTAGCGATACGATCGGCCCGACCTTGGCTTTTTTTGAGTCCTCATCTTCCAAGGGGTAAAAAGAGCCAGCTTGTTGGAATCGCAGGGAAAACAGAGCGGCCAAGTGCTCAGCTCCTGCGTTACAACCTTCAGCTTGATATTTAGCGGCAGAGATTTCCACTTGCTGCCGTATGGAGCGATTCCTGGTATCTATCGCGTAGAAAAACTTCAGACCATATTAAATTGCCGGGCAATGGATGTACCTTTTCCATTATCATATAATCTGCTCCGACGGGATTGGATGTATTGGTATTCCACGCGTAGACTCGAGGAACTGGGATAGATGTATAAGCAGAAATATACCTTAAGGTAGCAACCTACATGACTCGGCTCAGTCCACAGCTACTCGTAGCAACAAGTCGGCAGAATATACCTCAGAAAGCATCTTATCTTTGGGGAAAGCGGAAGACGCCACTCTAACGAAGACATCGGGAATTTTGAAATCTGCGGGGGTAACTATATTGTAAAACTTAACCGTCCTGATTAGAGCTGATGTGGGTATATGGAGGTAGTAATAAGGTACCTTATGATATCCCCCTTCTCCAAGCTTGGACAATGTGCACCTCTCGCCAAAATATTCGAATATAGCGCGTTCGAGCCTGGTCATACTGAGGGCTTCGACGTCAGCATCATCGTAAGTGAAAGTAGAGAAAGTATCAGAGTCGGGCGCTCTACTATCCATGTCCTATAAAACGGTGCCAGTTACTCAGAGACTGCGCGCGGACTTTTGATGGTTGCTCAAAGGCTTGTGGCACGTGGACATGAATCAGGTGACCAGGACTGATTTAATGCATGCTGGTGTCGTGATTCCTGGGCCTTTCCAGGCAGAGCCTGTAAATCAGGAAATTAACTCGACCACAATCCGTTGATTTTCTTAAGCTCGAGCCAGTTTGCACGTGGAGCAATGCAGCGCTAGATTTAAGCTTGTAGGATTATTAAATTCAGTCATCGCAGCAGAGATCGTGACTGCAAATCCACTACACGATCAGCATCTATTGTTTAACATGATAAAACCTATTTTAGAGGCCCTGCGTCAATCAAAGATACGGAAATCCCCTAAGAAACAGTCTTGTAGTATTGGTTGTAAACTTACCGGACGTCTTTATGTA
This window harbors:
- a CDS encoding Retrovirus-related Pol polyprotein from transposon TNT 1-94, yielding MTDPSGANAGGAGSLHWIPPLRGANNYNVWRIQMEDVLTDLDLYGHADGSKLKPNSKVEVAITGRKDDEGNRLPDLEVDSDNPLYASWIKANRKALLNIRLRVDGSVLTHIQGCTTAADAWSTLEATFQVKGTVGLIDLRRQFFSHWMTDGEDIEEHIQQMHGWYQQINSISKDSCTEVDWITTLIASLPDSWDTFTQSVNFQFNLDNKNKQANQISDLRSQILAESHQRNTRGTDGKAFFSTNKSTVNRAIRTNGKGPDKTKSKCNNCGQLGHWIAECQSPGGGAFKSGNKGNGQNRQINLPNKTQFNNARTHIAVEKSTSANYAFLTIEESYGTISKLTNSWIANSGTTTHISNNWNLFSKYSKSLGHVSGVSRSEPIIGRGTIELECLSDPKTNNLSLITDKGFRVSMDQDRLVIYGPNNECITYGSKLKERAKGNLWKINARYINKQNANNKSTELALLKQTGQTWFDWHKVLGHIGPQALQRLKNTNAVKGMEIADDAIGLNFECDVCAQTKAHTQPFPKELATKVSDIDKKIKKVCFDNGREFVNKDWIEHAAQRGTILETTAPYSAQQNGIAQRLNQTLTKKAQAMLLESNAPKFLWSEAIAYACYLKNCVPTQVHGTFWKTPYKAFWGIKPNVNTLCPWGSKCYVLNQGGDLSKLNPKTMTAIFVGISDVQGKSWRYYKSGSNRILHLRNVTFPSHARIKEVDNGKPKPGELVALPAEGEMTQANSAAQQPIENTRTGGAHVDSEEIKIKKLEHTGIKTKPLSNELTSNKPTQPIQQLLNQPVVPKPTTICNNPVMRTGNNSISNSTLQTINALKERGRVRIKLPDNVATDLPNAASMHSDSSDVDLDAYTFSTNTSSILSAPTIPSKLAYLLATPPATKLDTSLSDLLNDRFSYLNLSELTSTKLDTTLATPGDVEHKWAYAAKLSAPNNHPTVAEALAGLDAEEWQKAMAKEVSTFKKMDTYNLTNLPPGHKAIGNAWVFTLKRNADGTPARYKGQLVAQGFSQQPGIDFDETFAPVLNVNSAYLHAKVNKELYMGQIPYFEDSRMWNKLYDTKLKSLGYSPCLTDACVYKRMVNTEGELCISIIATHVDNSIVITSRNHTESAIAKLLHKFDMQDLGNIHHFLGIAIVQNSIIAGLNNAYPADTPISPTTQLTQYKGTKPKFNYGTLALGLTYWQSTNNFGEIGYSDANWGSNLLDSKKQATVALLTMEAKYMLLSHACAQALWMRQLFEELNFTTDNPTLILSDNLAALALSAELQFHGRSKHIDIQHHFMQDIIKKRKVTTLYVQTNENLADAFTKALAAPQFRYLMQLILGKQLEETKENEIE
- a CDS encoding phosphotransferase enzyme family protein, giving the protein MDSRAPDSDTFSTFTYDDADVEALSMTRLERAIFEYFGERCTLSKLGEGGYHKVPYYYLHIPTSALIRTVKFYNIVTPADFKIPDVFVRVASSAFPKDKMLSEVATLRYISAYTSIPVPRVYAWNTNTSNPVGADYMIMEKFFYAIDTRNRSIRQQVEISAAKYQAEGCNAGAEHLAALFSLRFQQAGSFYPLEDEDSKKAKVGPIVSLPFYRMLDGLRGSFTSASEYLATPLHVKLIEADRLRQDVLLDISGEDPVSKLEYAKRVLRQAVGLCQYCPGDATIPTTISTPDRPFSFLLDDFRLVNILIDEENGQINGYIDSEGTTIAPLWQVATAPQWIPDPNGDTANWYGGTPEDQRALWSAFHQTMDEHDTTGDWRKAYELGEPYREFAGRLDLGFQQWDERMESWLARRLEWAEKHPGVGIPGGVLIETPNKMTGE